The Cherax quadricarinatus isolate ZL_2023a chromosome 51, ASM3850222v1, whole genome shotgun sequence DNA window GTaaattatacaattattattattattataattgggaaaccctaaacccgtaggattatacagcgcctgtggggggggatggaaggcattcaggcttaattcagggaattggagcacagatccaattccctagatcaagacccctcaccagcgtcaaggaacctaccttgaggtgTAAATTATGCAATATTAAATTAATTGTGTAATGGAGCTAGTTACATTTTCTAAGTGGAAAAAACTGTTTTAATAAAACCTAATCTGATATAACTAAGCCAAACCTAATATAGAATTCAACTCTTGATCTTAGATAGGTTGAGATaatataagattttgttcggttTATTATAAGTGGCTATCTGGCATAACTTATGTTGCCGTAACAATGAACTATGGTGTGGGAATTTGTGAGATGCCCACTTTGTTGACACAAATAACACAAGACTCCTATGTCCTGTTCTCACAAGCACTCCTATGGGTACACTTCTTTAGATAGTTAACTAGCTAACAGGAAAGTCTTGCCTTTTTCCATGCACAACTAGAGCAGACTTACTTGATGTGGAGTGATTCTACCCTAGCAAGAAATTCCCTGATTCAACCAGGTTAAGAACTTCtaatgacctctctctctcttaccaagatgccacgtgcaCAAATGGAATGGGTCCTGTAAGCAGTTAATAAAAAATTAGTAATCCTAGCATACACTCTAGCGGTCACTGTGTTCATTGGGGTTCCCTAACTAATATTTATGTACACAGATTACCAGCTTCTGGATTAATattcattatattattataagtTAACTCGCGTATCTATGGGTGCTAATGGACTCTAAGGGAGAGATCCGACTCTCGCCATCCCTGTGACCACGACCCTAAAACATTTACATTCGAACTGGGCAGTGGGAATTTTTAGTATTTATAAATTTCCACATATGGTCTCATTGACCATATTGGTTATAGATGCAGATACTGGTTCTCTTCAAAAGAAGCACTGGTGTGACAGATTCATTGTATACCACACTCGTGTGCAGCACACTTAAAAACTAGACGATGTTTCGATTTGTCTTTGACTTTTACCAAGTCGCCAGTAATACCTTGACGTCTGGACGGAccgattaattattattattattattattattattattattattattattattattattttatattgccTAGTGAGCACAAAACCCTtatggatcatacagcgccttggATTGAGATTTAATCAGATTTGTTCCATATAGATATATTTTGTCCAGTGATAGATAATACATACAATGTGAGAAGCTCTCAGCAATTTTATATGACTGATTATATTATCTACGGCCATCCAAAATACCCAGAACTCCCCTCGAGGAGTTGGCTACTGCACGCGTTCCAGAGTTCATCTAGGTTCAACTTCCAATTTGTGAGCTCATTGTGAGGTGAATATAGGAGATGGTTTGTGTTGCAGGCAGAGGACTCGGGCAGCTTGTGTCCTGAACATCGAGTTCGACTGTCGTTCTGGTGCAGCAGCTGCGATGCGGCAGCCTGCGGAGAGTGCCTCTTCGACCACCACCCCAGGAACAGTCATTCCGTTTGTCGCATCCAGGAGGTGGTCACACAGGTCAGTGCAGGGGATGTAGGTGTAAGTGttagtgtatatgtgtatgttggCGTACATatgtgtgtggctgtgttgctggGTATGTTTATTGCACAGGTACGCATACTAGTGGTGTGAGTGTTAGTGTAAGTGAGTGGAAGGATAATGAGTTAATATTGTAAGCATCGTCCGGAGGAGCAAGAAACTTATACGAATGCTGGGCTGAAATGATAAGCAAAACTCTGCAGAAATCATGTGCTGTTTCTATGAATGAGTGGGACAACGTGGGAGGTGAGGGAATGCTAGATCATAAAAACATTTGATTTTTCTAAATAAGCTACATAATGTTGTGGGCATTTTGATACACTGATGAGTtatgttattattttttaaacaATATTACAATAACAGTACTTAAAGGAGACAGAAAGCTTcgttttaatgtttgtgtgagaGGTGAAAGATTATAAGCTGAAGGCATGAACTGCAAATAATGGTCGGCAAAAGAACAGCGGACAGTAGtggaaggaagggttggaggactCGTGAGGTCCTTGTGACTGATGAGAAGGCAAAGACTGGACTTAACCTTgaatatccacacacacacacacacacaatggtacaAGCGATTTCACGTGCAGACAGTAAACCAGAAGATGGACCTACTAATGTGGCCTTCTTCACTACCTTCTGCTGTATTGTCTCCGTGTGGGTTCGTTGGTGCCAGCATAGAAAATATGCAGCCTCTATCAAAATGGCACTCTCTTACCACAATGATGATTGTTTGTGTGACAGGTGAAGGAACGTGCTGAGCGCCTCTCTATAGCAAGCTGCGAGGAAGTGGTAATTCGTCTAGGGTACTCCGTCACCCGCACACTACGTGACTTGTCAGACATACAGGAGGCAGCTCACCTACTGCAAGAGACAACAAGGATCTATCGCAAGGCTCAGTCAGCCAACACTTTGTCGTCCATCACGTCCGTCTTCGAGTCGGCCAAAACAGTGCGTGATAGGGTGTGGGCTCTACAGGACGGCATTGAGGAGGGCAACTCTGTCAGCATACCTGACCAGGTGATCTTGAGCTCGAGGCCGGCCGTGCTAGCCCTCAGTGAAGGTGGAGGTCTGGctcaggtgaaggtggagaagaagGGCATCCATGTATACAGCCTCAGGCCTGCCTCCACTGCTTACAGTGTCGCCATCAAGGTGAGGAAAGGCGCCGACGCGCCTTAACTTATACCGTGTATCTCCTCCAGTTTGCTTTTACTCTGTTAACAGCAGGCAGGGGATTTGTTATTTGCTTTTAGTTCCTGTTTGCTAAGCTCAATTTTATTTGTCAATTGAGAAAACATTGATCTAAGAAGCGTTCACCTTTTAGTTCTCTGACCTGCTAGCTGTCATTTCCAGCGGTTGAATAATCAGTGAACTTTTCCCTACTCGGGTAGCTGACGGTGCTGATGTCATGTGTGAAGAAGGAGTCGCCGATGGTGTTTCTGGACATCAAGGCAGGAGAGCGTCGTCTTGGCCGTGTTTACATTACGTTGGTGGGCAAAATGAAGCGCTCACAGCAATTTCAGGCTCTTTGTCTGGGTACCTTGGGACCCTGCTACCGCGGTACTAGGTAACGATTCTTTTTCGTATCTTAGTGCAATGGAACCTTTCTACCGCGGCACTAGGTAACGATTCTTTTATGTATCTAGTACAATGGAACCCCTCTATTACGGCACTAGGTAACTAATCTCTCACTTTGTATCTAATACCCTGCTACTGAAGCTATAGAACATTCATACAGTTTCAGAAGCAATTGGTTGTTCTAGCTACTCTTGCCTTAAAAAtcaagaagccactcgtggccaGACATTTTCTTAGTAACCGTCTTTATCAGTATTTACGTCTTTTACCTACAAGTTGTCGGTATCGCCACACCAGTTACACCTAACCCTTAAGACTTTAATCACAACAGAATCGAGGTTAAATCAACCTTAATTTATCAACATGAGAGAAGCTGTCTTTGATTCTGCGGACTACATTTTCCATCATATAATTACCTAATAAGTGCATGTTAGGGGCTAAAATTAACTGTTTTGCTTTTGCTTAATAAGACAGGATTCAAGAATGTCACTCGTTTGTTATGAATGAATTTTTAAGCGTGTTTCTATGTGATGGATGTCCTGTCGCTAATATAAGAACACATAGATTTGCAATATTGTTCAGTTTTTAAAGAATCCATTTCTTGTTTAACCTTAGCCAAACAGTATCTTAGAATTTGTTTAAAGGAAAATTTAGTTTAAGCTCAACAGTGGCTGCAGGAGGTCAGGTCACTCTAAACCATGAAAAGACTCCTCGGATTTATATTTGTAttttttattgtatatatatacatataatcaaATACAATTCACTCTTTTCAAATTTGATTTTACTTATTTACAATCTTAGTATATAAAAGTTACTCGGAATTTGAAAAATAAAGCCTGGTCTACTTGTTGATCTTGATCTTGCCCGGTTCATTATATAACAGCTGAAAAGTGGCCCAGCTTTCATTTCATTTTGTTGGTTTCTTGTTAACTATTACTATTTGCTTTCAATTTGTAATTAAAATAATTTCTACGCTCAGTTTTGTGTGTACAAAGTAAAACTATTCCTCAACCTTTTTTGTAACATCTCTTTGTTTGGGCAGAAACATAAGTGGGAGTGGTTGGGTGTGTGACCCACCTAGTATAGCCGAGAGGTATTCTCCAGTACTCTTTTCTCCTTATAATGTTGtactcaactctctctctctggcaggtTCGATGGTATGAGTGAGAAGGGGCAACCAGGGGAGTACTTGAGGGGCGGCGACTACCAGGGTAAAGGAGGCCTCGGTGGTGAAGCTCTTATGGATAATCTCGAGTGGGGCAGAGAGTAAGTGTGTTTGTGAAGAGTCGAGTCACATCTCTTGACCCGGCTTCTTAACTGATATCATTGATTCCTGGCCTCTTGGCCTCTGTCATATCTACTTATGAAATAGTGTATAGTATGCCTTCACCGCCTGCTCATCCCACTTTCCTACCACTCTGACTGAGGGATTTCTTCACACGTCTGTGGCTCATTTGCTTCCATTTCTGCTCTCTTGTCTCTAGTCCTCACATTTAAAAAAACATGTATATATGTCATAATAATGTGTTTATGTCATAATAATGTCTTTATCTAGTCTTCTTACCTCCACGTTTTTTTTAATTCAGTTTCTTTTATCTCTACTCACGGTATGCACTGGTCGCCGTTGTCCAGCTGTGAGAGTagcgactctcattgctgaggtccaggtaacaAACCCTGGGCATTAACATACATCTACTCACGGTATACCTCCGCACAGTAGAACTTGTCTTGTGCAAACTTCCAGACTTTTTTAAACCTCTTAATGTATGTAATCAGTTAGGGCTATCATAGACTATGTTAGTGAAGGGCAATTTATTATAGAATTAATCTATGACGTGTATAATATCCTAAAGTTTTTTTGTTAAAGTCCCTGAAATCTATCCAGATATTCTCCAGCTTCGCATATGCTGCCAGAGCTGTGAGGCTGATGTGAACCTCCAATAATATGATCGATGTAATTCTTCATCTTTTTCATATGCTGATATTTGTAAGTTCTGTCTTCTACTGTGGAGGGTTGATCACCAACAGCTTGAGTGGTCATAGACCGGGTCACAACTAGCAGACGGAGGATAGAACCtctaccactccttgcactgaGATCCACACATACATGTTTCTAGCTTTATAAATACTATTTGATCCTCTTATACTATACTCCGTTTCTGGTCTTCACTCTCATTTATGTTCTGCATTACCTTGAACTTCTACAGCCATTTATTTGACTAATCTAACAATGTCTCTTAGATTACATTGTATCTCTCCTTTTGTACATTTTCTTATTCTTATCACAAGTTTTACATTATCGGTAAATAGACACACGCATGATGAATTTCTCTGTGGCAGATCATTGACGCGGAGCACAAGTCACTGCTATAAATTGTAAAGAGCATCAGGGCAAGTACCGATCCTTGTGGGAACCCCCTGCTCACATTTTCCCACATAACCTTAACACCTCATGACCTTAACAGCCCATCACTGTTGCAGGTGGAGCCAGCCCAAGACTGCTGGGCAGGTGTGTGGAGTAGGAGGTGAGGAACAACGTAAGTTCGGCTCACTTTTCGCTGTGTGTCTCCGTGACAACCCCGACGACGTCTTCAAATGTCCCTTCGGCAATGTGACGGAGGGGCTGGAGGTGCTGCAGGTCGCCTGCAGACATGAACCTTTCAACGTCGTCCATGTTGGTGACTGTGGCCTTCTCATACCCCtctcataagaagaacataagaacgaaggaacactgcagcaggcctactggcccatgcgaggcaggtccaagtctcctaccggcttaagccaatgcacccaacctagtcaggtcaggtcacattgactttagggaggaacacggcaaccgacctggtagcacaagctatcaggtccaactcacacccacccacatccactcatgtatttatccaacctatttttaaagctacacaacgttctggcctctataactgtacttgggagtttgttccactcatccacaactctattaccaaaccagtactttcctatacccttcctgaatctgaatttttccaacttaaaaccattgctgcgagtcctgtctaggctagatattttcagtacactatttacatcccctttatttattcctgtcttccatttatacacctcaatcatatcccccctaattctacgtctttctagagagtgcagattcagggcccttagtctatcctcatagggaaggtttctgacacatgggatcaactttgtcatcctccttcgtacattttccagagcatttatatccattctgtaatacggtgaccaaaactgtgcagcataatctaaatgaggcctaaccaaggatgtatagagttgaagaacaacctgaggactcctattatttatgcttcttgatatgaagccaaggattctattagctttattgcgaacacttatgcactgttgtcttggtttcagattactgctaaccagaactcctaaatctttttcgcaatccgtaatattaagatctgcattatttagtttacatgtggcatggttattgtcctgtccaacatttagaactttgcatttgtctatattaaactgcatctgccatttctccgaccactgcatcagtctattcaaatcttcctggagtgctctaatgtcctcgtcagaatgaattcgacggcctattttgatgtcatcggcaaacttgctgatgtcgctctttatgccctcatctatgtcgtttatgtagattgtgaacagcagggggcccaacactgacccctgtggaacaccgctcgtgacgcttccccactctgatttctccccatttatgcaaactctctgctgcctatttgtcaaccatgcctctatccaggaaaaaaattctcctcctattccatgtgccttaattttcctcaatagtctctgatgtgggaccctgtcaaaatccttactgaagtccatatacacaatatcatattcattaccatgatctacctcctcaaataccttagtgaaaaaagttaataaattcgtaaggcagcaacgcccctttgtaaaaccatgctgagattctttGATTAATTTatacttttcaaggtggctacgaactgcctcggcaattattgattccataaattttctcactatggaggttaggcttactggtctatagttcgaagccaaggacctgtcacctgctttgaaaataggtatcacatttgccattttccacttatctggcaccatgccagtttgtagtgatatgttgaaaagattagccaaaggtttgctaagctcctctttacattcctttagaacccttgcatacagttcatcagggcctggggatttgctaggttttagtttatctatttgcctaaagaccatgtcacttgtgaccctaatcgtgcacagtttattatcgtcctgttctacataatttatcatttctggaatatcgctggtatcctcctgtgtaaaaactgagaggaagtatgtgttaaaaattctacacatttccttatcactgtcagtgagctgacccgaggaacttttgagtgggtctatcttgtccctgatcttacttctgtatacctgaaagaatccttttgggttagtcttcgattctcttgcaactttaacctcataatctccttttgcttttctaattccctttttcatttttctctttaactgaatatatcgatttcttaattgcccctctcctcttttgatttgcctatatatgcctctcttttgaccaattagatattttaatctattgttcatccatttaggatcatttttgtttgatctgatttccctatttggaacataatttgactgagcagctagaactatgccctggaaagcgtcatatcggcaaccatcaccacctacctgacccttagtcaggtcattccagttcaacccacctaagtaatttttcagtcctatgaaatcagccaagcggaagtcagggacagagacttgattgccattattaggggaattccatgatatattaaaactgagtgatttgtgatcactttccccaagctcatcattaacctcaagattattaattagtgtttccctactggcaagaactaagtcaaggaggttatttcccctagttggctctgtcacaaactgttttaaaaaacaatcctggatcataTCAAggaagtcacctgactctaaatttcctgtcaaattgctccaatctgtctatagttgaaatctcccattagcacaacattttcgtatgtagatgccttacgaatttcgtcccatagaagtttactgcactccctatcaagatttggggccctgtaaatcacacccaaaattactttttctcggccctcgagaagctgtaaccaaacagattcagtggctgactcttctaattttatatcttgtctaacacaacaatttaaattgtctctgacatacatcgctactccaccacccttcctgttgaccctgtcagtgtggaataatttatagccttgtatgtgacattcagagggcatctctctatctttcagattgagccaggtctctgttatagcaataatatctatgtttcctgcacttgcaattaatcttagctcatctattttatttcttacactcctgctattagtatagtaaaccttaagggagctagtcccttgctgccctctgctgtccccctttgtttgctgacctgatctattgtctttatttataacttcatgctgaatgccttttatacatttactgtttccaaccctagtgttgcaacctgcttgtttcccacacacacccatacctctatcttctatcagtttaaaatcataggcatttcaccaatggccttctcaattgagtttgcaagtgctaccaccccagccccagagagatgtaccccatcccttgcatacatatcatgtttgccataaaagttgttccagttgtcaatgaatgggattgcaagttccttgcagtatctagccagcaatttacaccagttgccctagacaaccattcatttcctactccccttctaggcaagatgctacatatgattgggaccccacccttagacttaatgaaatctatagctgacctgtacttatctagcagctcttctctcctacccttcccaatatcatttccaccagcactgagacagataatgggcttgttcccattacctgacataatattatccagcctgttaactatgtctccaacaccagctccagggaagcacactctatctctcatcttcttattcctattacaaaaagcacggtcaatatatcttacctgagagtcaccaaccacaagaatgcgcttacctcagttagcaggggcagtagtacccttaccttcactggccactgaagtacattcatcctgaagaacagagaagcgatttcctaccttcagatcttcactcttaactttccttattctgattctcctcccattactgggaaccactcgccacttgtagcaggtgctggactgcacctcactgctggtagccgttgctacctccccacctacagcctcctcacagcaagagacagactgcacctcactgctagaaacctcattccccacaactccagccacctcacactctctcccagacccattgaggtggaccttcagcctcctaatcccctcctggagaagcaagacctcctccttcaactctccaacctcaatttttaaaacactgcagaagcaagccatgctttgtatcCGTCcgcgctaatccccaaagcagctcagggtctgtgaccccACGTGACGACTGatcactgacgactgaccactgaccactcatAGAAGAACTGTGTTGACGAGTgtatggctgcaggggtcgagccacagctcctggccccgcccctttgCTGTGTatggagggtagtgtgtgtgggggggggagagcgAACGTGGAGGTATGGGGTGTGACTCGGAAATGTGTGTAGGAGGATGTAGTGTGCACTTATGCCTCTATTATGCACTTATAATTGTATTGTGGACTAACGTCCACTGACTGTAGCGTCCACTAATGACTGCAACGTCCACCGATGACTGTAGCGTCCACTTATAAATATAATGTGCACAAACTGATGTAGTTGTTGAAACATGACTCCAAGAACATAAAAATGTTGAAAATTATGAGTATAATTTAACAGTGTTGTGGCTGTGAGAATCACTGAAACATCTGGCTTGTGGTGACTATATCACTCTCACTCTCGCTTCTAACAGTGACC harbors:
- the LOC128694766 gene encoding E3 ubiquitin-protein ligase TRIM50; amino-acid sequence: MATAVPESLAPAGDAPFSGGTNQAPAAEAALTCGVCLTDFDAMFRRPLLLPRCGHTFCRLCIKDLAARGDIICPSCRQKYENVEPDSLPVNFNIQCLASSSKIHTALQAEDSGSLCPEHRVRLSFWCSSCDAAACGECLFDHHPRNSHSVCRIQEVVTQVKERAERLSIASCEEVVIRLGYSVTRTLRDLSDIQEAAHLLQETTRIYRKAQSANTLSSITSVFESAKTVRDRVWALQDGIEEGNSVSIPDQVILSSRPAVLALSEGGGLAQVKVEKKGIHVYSLRPASTAYSVAIKLTVLMSCVKKESPMVFLDIKAGERRLGRVYITLVGKMKRSQQFQALCLGTLGPCYRGTRFDGMSEKGQPGEYLRGGDYQGKGGLGGEALMDNLEWGREWSQPKTAGQVCGVGGEEQRKFGSLFAVCLRDNPDDVFKCPFGNVTEGLEVLQVACRHEPFNVVHVGDCGLLIPLS